A region of Dermochelys coriacea isolate rDerCor1 chromosome 1, rDerCor1.pri.v4, whole genome shotgun sequence DNA encodes the following proteins:
- the SMKR1 gene encoding small lysine-rich protein 1, translating to MTGKGGKSKRSKSKGSRKKTKKPVSEVDILSPAAMLNAYYISHNAAACLEFRGFNWPDSPKKKGKKGK from the coding sequence ACAGGTAAAGGTGGCAAATCCAAACGCAGCAAATCTAAAGGCtccaggaagaaaacaaagaagccaGTGAGCGAAGTGGATATCCTTAGCCCAGCTGCCATGCTCAATGCCTACTACATTTCTCAcaatgctgctgcctgcctggagtTCCGTGGCTTTAACTGGCCTGACTCCCccaaaaagaaagggaagaaaggaaagtag